The genomic window CTGGCAATGGCTCAAAGGGGTTTATGCTCGATTCAGCCATTCCAACCACTGCATCAAGATGGATGATGTAACTTCGTGTTCTACGGCATAATTGTCGCCTAATTCGTGGTACAGATACACGGGTTGATCTTTACTACCAGGACAAATTAGTCTAACTTCACTTTCAACTTCTAGTTTGCTCCATGTTAGTCTAATGCCACCTTTCTCGTCGGTAGATACTGATGCTTTGGGAAAATTATCACCCATTAATTCGTAAGCTTCTACAACAAATTGGATTGCTAGTTTAAACGCTGATTGACTTGGTTGCAAAATGCCATAATCATCTGTTTCCTCTGCTTCTAAAAGATCAGTGAGCCGCTTTCGTGTCACTGCGAGATTGCTGCTAAATGGTTTCAATGATTGTGCAGGTTGTGCGATTTTGCTTTTATCAGCTTCTCGGACAATTTTAACAATCTCTTTTGCATCCAGACTATCAATATTTATAGACGTTGAAATTAAAGACCACACTCCTCGCTCTGAATTTTGTAAAAGCCCATATTTTTTTAAATAAGTGCGACTCCATCCGAGTCGGTATTCAACTTCACTCTGTGATGTACTTCCATGTGGAGTGTTTAATACTTCATCAGGCAAATCAAGAAGTTGTGCTACTTTCTCATAAATCTCTTCAGTAGTGCCAGACCCACCCAAAACTTGTAGAGCCTGAATTGTGGGAAGGAGCATTGAGTCAAAGGTAGGAATTAAAGAGCTAGATCGCTTCATAGGAAAACTATAATCTGGAAAAACTGCTGCTACATCAGGATCTAACTGAACATTTAGGGTAGATTTTTTGCGTCCTTGACCACGCGCTACAACCGGGAGTTGAGTAAAATTGTATTCAGGTCGTAAGTCATCATCCATTTCAAAGGTCTGATTCATAGCGCTGATTCACAACAATTCCTTTTCCCAGCCTACCAGTATAGTTTTATCTAAAGTTACAAATAAAACTTCGCCTTAACCTCGTTTCATGGTAACTATACTTTGCATTTTGTCGCGCAATTCTTGAGCTTGTTTGTAGAAATGCGATCGCGCTAGTCATTATATTATTAGATTGTTGATTTTTAGGGCATTGTTTCAATCAACGCTCTCAGAACTTTATTGACCGTTTCGGGATTGGAAAAGACTTTAGCAACATCTTCATCCAAAACAACCACTGTCATTTTTCTTTCCTTATCTTTTGCTGCAAATCGGTTAGGCTTTGCTTTCTTATAGTCGAAGGTATATTCTGGGGCTAAATTGTCATTAGTAGGTATTTCATCAGAATGCGTTGTTTTCATAGTCTTCACGTTCTTTTTGAGTTACAATACGAGCGCTGATAATGCGGATTACTTGGGGACGTTCAGTGAAGCTGACTAGCAATAGCCGATTTTGTTGAGAATGACCGATAATAATTTCCCGATGCTTTTGCCTTGAATGCAATTCATCCTCAAAAATTAGTGCTAATGGATTATTAAAGACAGTTTGAGCCTCTTCAAAGCTGACATTATGCTTCTTAATATTGTTAGCAGCTTTGGTAGTGTCCCCTTCGTAATCCATAATTAGATTGTAACGGACTCGATAAAATCGCAAAAGCAGTAAATTAGTTGTAAAGGAAATACAACCAAAACGAGAATTGTTTGAGTATAAATACTTTGCACTACCCCAGTTTCATCGCAATTATACTTTGCATTTTGTCGCGCAATTCTTGGGCTTGTTGGTAGAAACGCGATCGCACTTTTCCCGGCGAACTTTCTATTACAGGCGTTTTATATACTGGTTGAATGTAGTAATCTAACTTGCTTCTGGCTGCCCAAACTCCCATTGAAGGAAACAGTAGAAAAATAAACATTAATGGCGATAAGGGTAAAAAAGGTAATTGCAAGCGTCTTGCTAGACTTTTGATATTAAAAGCCCAAGAATGTAAGTATTCATTACCCATGCAGACTACAGGCAAAATTGGGATAGAGGAAACTTCGCTTAGACGCATAAAACTAAGATCAAAGGTTTCTAATTGATGGCGTTTTTGCCAACCTTTACTTGGCCCTCGTAAACCTTCTGGAGCATAAAGTAAAATAGTTTTTTGCTCTACTGCTTGCTCAAAATCATTCATCTCGGCGCGAACTCCACCCATTACTTTTGCCCAACCTGGAGGTAGCCACCAAATTAACCAAGGGTGTTCAAATAAAGATACATCTGCTAATGGTTGCAATACCCAACCTGGTTGAGTATTACTCAATAGATAGCCCAAACTTAAAAAGTCCCAAGGGAAACACATCCCGGCGTGATTCATCGCCACGATAAAGGATTCTGTGGCGGGTAAATTCTCAGTTTCGTGTAATTGGGCGCGAAAATAATGTTTGATGATGGGAGCAAGAATTTCCTCACTAAAATGTTGCTGATAACTCAAGTCAAATTGTTCGTTTTGAGGACGTGGTAAACGGCAACCCAAACGCAGCCAGCGAATTAATAAAGCCACATAGAATCCCCCAGGGATAAGAAATAGTAAGTATTCCAGCCAATTCCAGCCATCAGAATCGCTATTGTAGCGTTGCCAATGACGGTTAAATAAAATCAGCCAACCTGGAGGATACCAAAGACAAAACCAATCGAACCAACTAAATTGATACGCCTGTTTTAGTGGCTCGATTGTGTCAACTTCGCGCAATTGTTTCATTTTAGGCAATAGTCACATCTGGAGATAAATAAACATCCTGAATAGCGTTAAACAGCTTTACTCCATCTTCAAAAGGACGCTGGAAAGTTTTGCGCCCCGAAATTAAACCAGAACCGCCAGCACGTTTATTAATTACGGCGGTGCGAATTGCTTCAGCAAAGTCATTTTTGCCGGAAGCACCACCAGAATTGATTAATCCCGCCCGTCCAGAGTAGCAATTTAGCAACTGGTAGCGCGTTAAATCGATGGGGTGATCGGTGGTAAGGTCAGAATATACGCGATCGCTCGTTTTTCCGTAACTTTTCCCTGAAGCCTTCTCTACGGCTTCGTAACCGCGATTGTCTTCCGGTAATTTTTGTTTAATAATGTCGGCTTCAATGGTTACGCCTAAGTGATTTGCTTGTCCGCTCAGATCCCCTGCTAAATGATAGTCTTTGTCTTGCTTAAAAGCATTATTACGGAGGTAGCACCACAAAATTGTTGCCATTCCTAGCTCGTGAGCGCGGGCGAAAGCCTTGCTTACTTCTTGAATTTGCCGCGTCGATTGTTCCGAACCAAAATAGATTGTTGCGCCTACAGCTACTGCTCCTAAGTTCCAAGCTTGTTCTACTGAAGCGAACATTATTTGATCGGCTTGGTTGGGAAAAGTTAACAACTCGTTATGGTTAATTTTGGCAATGAAGGGGATTTTATGAGCATATTTGCGGGAAACACTGCCTAAAACTCCTAAAGTAGTAGCTACAGCATTACAACCCGATGCGATCGCCAACTTTACTATATTTTCCGGGTCAAAATATATTGGATTGGGTGCAAAGGAAGCCCCCGCCGAGTGTTCAATCCCTTGATCTACAGGCAAAATTGATAAGTAACCAGTGTTTCCCAATCGTCCAAAGGAATACAGTTGTTGTAAGCTGCGTAATACTTGGGGAGAGCGATCGCTGATAGTAAATATGCGATCTATAAAGTCTGCGCCAGGTAGATGCAATAAATCCCTAGAGACTTTAGCTTTATGAGTAAGTAAGTCTTCAGCTTCCTTACCTAGCAATGATGCGATCGATTGAGGGGCGGATAATGTTGCGGTCATAGCAGTTATGCCTCAAATACTTAAGTTGTTAGTTGTTCTTGCGGTGGAAAGCCGTGTTGTTCTCTTCTTGGTGCGCCATCGTATTTTTTGGAGGTTTTGTATAGTTCAAAACTTCCATCGGCGGCTAAAAGTGTAAATTTATCGCGCAGCGCTTGCAATTGTTCAGTATTCATCAGTTTAAATCCCCTAGGTACAGCCAAGTTTTGCCGCAACACTTGTATTGACCTCCTCCCCGACCTTAAGGTACGGGGATTCCTAAGACTCACGACTTAGGTTTCTGTTTCTTTCCCTTTCGGGTTTTTTGCAACTGCCTTTTAGACTCTTGCCTATCGGGTCTTATGTTCGCTCCACAGACTGACACCGCAAGCCCTGCGGCAAGTATATTCCTACTCGCGTTGATATCACGGTCATGGTTAGTTTGACACTTAGGACAATCCCACTCACGTACATTCAACGGCATTTTGTCTACTATATGCCCACAGTTTCCGCACCTTTTGGAGGAAGGAAACCATCGGTCAATTTTAATCAGTTCTCGCCCGTGCCACTCGCACTTGTAAGCAAGCTGGCGGACAAATTCACCCCAACTAGCATCGCTAATCGAGAGCGCCAATTTATGGTTTTTGACCATGTTTTTGATTGCCAAATCCTCAACCACGATGGTTTGGTTTTCGTTCACCAGTTGAGTAGTTAGCTTATGCAAAAAGTCTTTGCGACTATCAGTTATTTGTCCATGTACTTTGGCTACTTTGAGCCTTTGCTTATGTCGATTGTTCGACCCCTTCTGCTTACGAGACAAAGATTTCTGGACTCGTCTAAGCTTTGCGATTCTGCGTTTAAAGTGCTTGGGATTAGCGATTTTGTCCCCATTACTGGTAGCAATCAAGCTAGTTATCCCCATATCCAAACCAATAGATTTATTGGATTTTGGCAATGGTTCAATCACTGTGTCTACGAGCAAAGAAACGTGGAATCGCCCACTCGCATCCAACTTGACCGTGATGGTAGACGGTTCGCATCCCTTGGGCAGTTGCCTACTCCAACGAATCGGCAGCGCTTCAGTACACTTGGCAAGCCATACTTGCCCATCCTTCCACTTAAAAGCGGACTTAGTGAACTCAGCAGAGCCACCATTATGCTTCTTTTTAAAGTTGGGATACTTAGCGTGTCCCGCCCAAAAGTTTGCAAAGGCTTTTTGCAAGTGTCTAAGTCCTTGCTGCAAAGGTACGCAGCTAACCTCGTTCAGAAATTGCAAGTCTTCTTGCTTTTTCCATTGGGTAAGCATGGCAGAAGTTTTGATGTAGTCAACCTTTTCTTGCCTTTCGTACCAACCTTCCGTCCGGGAAGCCAACGCTCGGTTGTAAACCAAACGCGCACAACCCATAGTTCTCCGCAACAAGGTTTCTTGTTCGGAAGTTGGGTAAACGCGGTAACGGTAAGCTTTTTGCATACCTCACATTATAACACAAAATATGTGGGAATCTCCGGGGTGTTGAACCCCATCGATTCCCCTCCTATCCCTCCCCGTGCTGAAGCAACGGGGTTTCCCGGAGAATCCCGATGAATCTATCCTGCTTACGGTTGTAGTTACAGGTAAATTCATAGCGTAGCGTAAAGCTTCAACAGGGGTAATTACGACTTTTTTTACGGATTCGCCACCGCCTCCTATGCTTTTCATTCCAATTACAGCAATTCCCCGCTTATTTAATTCTGGCAAAACTTCCCGCTCAAAGCTGCGAAAGTTAGCATCAAAACAGTTAAGCGGTAGTTGACAAACATCAAAGGGAAAATTGTAGGAAAGCATTTTGAGATGAATTGCTGGATCTTTATACTCCCAGGCGTTATCGATAAACGTTATTCCCGCATCCATTGCTTCCTGTAGAGGCGGGTTGCTTCGGCTTGGGTTTTTACCATGCCAAGATGATAACCACCTAAAGCTAGGGCAGATACTTCAATATTAGCCCGTCCAAATTTGCGTTTTGGGACTGTACCAAAAACTACACTTGGAGGAAATTGGGCGATCGCCTCCTCATTCCCAAAACTCTGTACTATTAAGTCAGTTAATGCTACTCCTGCGCCAATTATCCCCCACTCTTTTCAAAACCTCACGCCGTTTCCAATCAAATAGGGGATTTTTGTTTTCTGTAATTTTCTACGCCTAACAATAATTTTGTTTTTAACAATTATGCTTTCTGCTAATTTAACGTGAGTTCGACAACGAACGAAAGCCAGAAAGCTTGTTCTTAGGGGAATCTAAGAAATTGGCTAGAATACAATAACTAAGATTTATGGAGAATAGGTGAAAAAGGCATAAAAAAACACCGACACTAAAAAACAACTTAGAAAAATCATGGTTTCGGCTAGGTCTACTAATAGACATCTCCAAAATCTATCAAACAGTTACTGGCAAAGAGTTTCATCTAAAAATACAAGTCTAAGCAAATACCGAAAATCGACGCTACAATCGAGTTTTGAGATATTTAATGTTAATATCAATCTAAAAAATAATCGGTTGCCTCCTCAATTATTCTTGTTCCTAACCTCAGAATTAATATTAGGTAATCTTAATCCTCCAATCCTTAATCTTACAATTCCACAAATAGTGAGAATTATTTGTTTGTATTTGTATATATTTAATCTAAATCTTTCTTTGGCTACGCGGAAGACTTGTACTAGACGAATTAAATGTTCCACAAATATTCTTTGATAAGATAGCTTTTTATTCTGGTTTTTTTGTTCAGCCGTTAACTCAAGTCTGGGCTTTTTCTTTTGTGGAGTTCTAATGAACGGCTCTCCAATATAAGCCTTGTCTCCTTTAAACTTTTGCTCTCTGTTAAAATTCTTCTGCTGTTGCCATGAACAAATTAATATCACTTTTTGTTCCCGGACTTCCTAGGATAACATCCTATACTATTTGCCGAAAAAACTGTTTATTGACATTTGTCCAAAAGGCTTACCGGCGCTAATTCCTGCTATTTTTTAATTCTGTCGAACTCACGTTACTTTATAAAGCGATCGCACTATTTCAACTTACAATAAGGCGATCGCCCTTAATATAGAGAGGTGAGAAAATATTATCCATTACCATAAGCAGTAAATTGATATTTGAAGGCAGATTGATTGATTAGGCGGATTTCTTACCTAAAGCAAAAATAACTGGCACATCTAGCCAAATTCCTTTATCTGTCGCCAATTTCTCAACTTCTGCCAAATGCTCGGTTTTAAACTGTGCTAATTTTTCTGGTAAAATCTGCGAAACTGAATGACGAAAGCCAGTATGCCACACAATATCCCACCATTCGTTTGCATTTTGGAGATGGTAGCCTAATTGCTCTGGATGAATTTTAATATTGTCTCTACAAAAACCCGCTTGCTGCATTAAATCCTGGCATTTTTGAATAGTATTCAACCTCTGAAATCCTCTAGATGCTGGTAACACAACACCATAATTATTTTGAATCCTATTTGCATACATTTCACGCATTGGATTAAAAGCAGTTTCGCCAAAACTAGAAAATGCTACTACTCCACCGGGTTTAGTTACCCGCAGCCATTCCTTTAACCCCGCCAGCATATCAGGTAAAAAAAAGATCCCCGAAGCGCAAACTACTCGACCAAAACTGCACTTCTCAAAGCTGAGATGTTCCGCATCTCCTGGTTGCAACTGGATATTATTTAGACTAGCTTTGGTAATATTTTGCCGTGCTACTGTCAGCATATCAGGTGCTATATCGATACCAATTACTCGACCCCTTGCACCGACAAGTGTTGAAATTGCGATCGCACTATGTCCCGTTCCGGTCGCTACATCTAAGATATTTTCATTAGTCTCAATGGCAGCTATTTCTACTAAACGTCTGGCTGTCAAAGCCAAAAATCTCACCGCTTGGCGATCGTAGCCTACTGAGGCTAAATTAAAACCCGCCGCCACTTGCTGTTTGCGATCGCTAAAAGTTTGCTCTTGAGTCATAGTTTTTAAGATTTAACATATCACAGCAACAGAAGTGATGATTTTGTAAAAAATATTGCAGTTTGTAACTATTTTTGTATCCCTCTACACTATTCCTTTAGACTAATTGAAATAAAAAATCTTGGGATACAAAGCTATATGCACATCCTAAATTTGGGTTGGCACAATCTGCTAATGATTTTTTCTTTCTGTGCTTGTATTACTGGTCTTTCGCTCCTGATAGACACCAAGTCTGACAAAGTAAACGACCTACAAGAAAGCGAACAAATCTTGTTTAGAATGACTTTTTCCTACTGGATGGTTTACTGTGTTTGTTTTGGTCTACAAAAGCTCGGTTTACCAGAAAATGAAATTGTCCTTATGAGTATAAATATTACGGCGGCGCTCTCTTACTTTCTTACCTTTGCTTGCGTGTTGTGTTTGCCATTGCATCGGTTTTCCGTCAAGCAAGTTGAGCAGTAGTACACACGAGCATTTAGCAATATCAATATTACAAAAGGTCAAAAGAATGATTATTTCTTTGACCTTTCTACTTTTTTCTGGCTTTATTATCAAACCATGACAAATTAGCTTTTACTCAAATTATGTCATGAAAGCATGACATAACGATCCCCAAAAGGCTGATTAATGCGTATATATGCCTAAAAAGGCTGCCAAAAACCTTGATCCCAGCTAGTGTTTGCTGCTACAAATTTAATCATAGAGCGATCCCCAAGCTCGAAAAGCACATCTTTATCAAATTGCTGCGAACTCAGTTCAATAAAAATCGAATATGTTTAAACAGCAAATAGCAAAGCTGTAACCCTTTAATAAGTAAGCGTAGAAATTGTATAACTCCTAGTTTTCAATGCAAGACTACGCGCTCAAAAGAGT from Synechocystis sp. PCC 7509 includes these protein-coding regions:
- a CDS encoding winged helix-turn-helix domain-containing protein → MNQTFEMDDDLRPEYNFTQLPVVARGQGRKKSTLNVQLDPDVAAVFPDYSFPMKRSSSLIPTFDSMLLPTIQALQVLGGSGTTEEIYEKVAQLLDLPDEVLNTPHGSTSQSEVEYRLGWSRTYLKKYGLLQNSERGVWSLISTSINIDSLDAKEIVKIVREADKSKIAQPAQSLKPFSSNLAVTRKRLTDLLEAEETDDYGILQPSQSAFKLAIQFVVEAYELMGDNFPKASVSTDEKGGIRLTWSKLEVESEVRLICPGSKDQPVYLYHELGDNYAVEHEVTSSILMQWLEWLNRA
- a CDS encoding BrnT family toxin; protein product: MDYEGDTTKAANNIKKHNVSFEEAQTVFNNPLALIFEDELHSRQKHREIIIGHSQQNRLLLVSFTERPQVIRIISARIVTQKEREDYENNAF
- a CDS encoding 1-acyl-sn-glycerol-3-phosphate acyltransferase, which gives rise to MKQLREVDTIEPLKQAYQFSWFDWFCLWYPPGWLILFNRHWQRYNSDSDGWNWLEYLLFLIPGGFYVALLIRWLRLGCRLPRPQNEQFDLSYQQHFSEEILAPIIKHYFRAQLHETENLPATESFIVAMNHAGMCFPWDFLSLGYLLSNTQPGWVLQPLADVSLFEHPWLIWWLPPGWAKVMGGVRAEMNDFEQAVEQKTILLYAPEGLRGPSKGWQKRHQLETFDLSFMRLSEVSSIPILPVVCMGNEYLHSWAFNIKSLARRLQLPFLPLSPLMFIFLLFPSMGVWAARSKLDYYIQPVYKTPVIESSPGKVRSRFYQQAQELRDKMQSIIAMKLG
- a CDS encoding class I fructose-bisphosphate aldolase: MTATLSAPQSIASLLGKEAEDLLTHKAKVSRDLLHLPGADFIDRIFTISDRSPQVLRSLQQLYSFGRLGNTGYLSILPVDQGIEHSAGASFAPNPIYFDPENIVKLAIASGCNAVATTLGVLGSVSRKYAHKIPFIAKINHNELLTFPNQADQIMFASVEQAWNLGAVAVGATIYFGSEQSTRQIQEVSKAFARAHELGMATILWCYLRNNAFKQDKDYHLAGDLSGQANHLGVTIEADIIKQKLPEDNRGYEAVEKASGKSYGKTSDRVYSDLTTDHPIDLTRYQLLNCYSGRAGLINSGGASGKNDFAEAIRTAVINKRAGGSGLISGRKTFQRPFEDGVKLFNAIQDVYLSPDVTIA
- a CDS encoding RNA-guided endonuclease InsQ/TnpB family protein, with amino-acid sequence MQKAYRYRVYPTSEQETLLRRTMGCARLVYNRALASRTEGWYERQEKVDYIKTSAMLTQWKKQEDLQFLNEVSCVPLQQGLRHLQKAFANFWAGHAKYPNFKKKHNGGSAEFTKSAFKWKDGQVWLAKCTEALPIRWSRQLPKGCEPSTITVKLDASGRFHVSLLVDTVIEPLPKSNKSIGLDMGITSLIATSNGDKIANPKHFKRRIAKLRRVQKSLSRKQKGSNNRHKQRLKVAKVHGQITDSRKDFLHKLTTQLVNENQTIVVEDLAIKNMVKNHKLALSISDASWGEFVRQLAYKCEWHGRELIKIDRWFPSSKRCGNCGHIVDKMPLNVREWDCPKCQTNHDRDINASRNILAAGLAVSVCGANIRPDRQESKRQLQKTRKGKKQKPKS
- a CDS encoding transposase family protein, which gives rise to MILICSWQQQKNFNREQKFKGDKAYIGEPFIRTPQKKKPRLELTAEQKNQNKKLSYQRIFVEHLIRLVQVFRVAKERFRLNIYKYKQIILTICGIVRLRIGGLRLPNINSEVRNKNN
- a CDS encoding class I SAM-dependent methyltransferase, with amino-acid sequence MTQEQTFSDRKQQVAAGFNLASVGYDRQAVRFLALTARRLVEIAAIETNENILDVATGTGHSAIAISTLVGARGRVIGIDIAPDMLTVARQNITKASLNNIQLQPGDAEHLSFEKCSFGRVVCASGIFFLPDMLAGLKEWLRVTKPGGVVAFSSFGETAFNPMREMYANRIQNNYGVVLPASRGFQRLNTIQKCQDLMQQAGFCRDNIKIHPEQLGYHLQNANEWWDIVWHTGFRHSVSQILPEKLAQFKTEHLAEVEKLATDKGIWLDVPVIFALGKKSA